TGCATCTTCTACCGAGCGGTAATCATTCCAGGTCAATGTGATGGTAATGGTGTTCTCATCCAGACGGTTGCGAAAGCGGAGAGCGTTTGGATCGGGCCTGCCTGCAAAGTAAAGCTCACCGGTATTGCTGGGTGTGACCGGCCCTTCGTAGGTTCGCCTGCCATAGTTGCCGGCGGCATTGATCCAGATGATGCCTGCTGAAAGAGCTTCGCTGACTACCTGATTGAGAAAACCCCGGCCATCACCATTGCCTGCACCTTCAAACACGCCGCTGAAGAGAATAATGTCAACCTGTGCTTCGATGGCATATTTCACCGCTCGGCGAAACAGCGTTGGTCCATTGGCATTTAATAGATAGAACCGCGGTCCTTTTGGTTGATGTCCGGTGACGCCCCAGATGATCTGGGCCATGAATCGGCCATGTGTATTGCCGGGAGCAAAAGGCTTGCTGTAAGCTGGATCGCCCAGTTGGTGCTTTTCAATGAATGCTTTGTCGTAATGTTCAACGATCACCGTGCTGGCTGGCAGATAGGTCCGTTTGCCATCCATGCCATCAAAGCCATAATCCAGAATGGCGATCTTGATGTTATCGATGCGAGGCAAGTCTAGATAATCTTTGCTGATACCCAGTTTCTGGTGAACCAGATCAATGTTGGCAAGTCGAGCAACGGCGGTTGACTCCTGAGCAGATAGGTCGCCAAGTAACTGTGCACATAGCAATAGCATTGCGGCAAGGCGATTCATTACTCATGTCCCACATATGAAACAAAGCCGTTGGAGACCCAACGGCTCAGTAAGCGAAAGTACGTTACCAACAGTATCCGCCACCCCATCCATAACCGCCCCAATATCCACCCCAGGGTCGGTAATAACCTACGCTAACTCCCCAGCCGCCGAAATAGGGCCGGTAATATCCGCCCCATCCCCAACCGCCGTAGTAAGAACGATATCCACCACCCCAGCCCCAGCCATATCCGCCGCGCCATCCCCAGCCACCGCGCCAGCCCCAACCACCCCAGCCATAGCGCCGCCACGATTGCGTGGGTGATTCGCTATCCAACTCACTTGTTGTGCTATTTGAATCTACAGCCTGTTTGCTAACTGCAGGAAGTGTGTTCTTTTTCGCCGATGTATCGTTGTCCATCTCACCGGCTGATAGAGGTACCACCATCCCCAGTGCTACTGCCAGACTGAAAAGAGATCGTAACATGTTGCGACTCCTGAACATGTATAAGCCATCTTCTAACGAGAGTACTCTCGATGTAAACAATAAACAAGTGAGTTCACGAAACTTGCGCTGCAGTTCTAGTCCTGTACACAAGAACCCAGGCGAAGCCTAGGACAATCAACATCTGCCCGGGGCCGTAGGTTGCCCAGACCAGAAATCGAAGTTGCGGGGTGCTGCCTTGAAACATTTCCCAGGCAATAACGCCATCGCTGAAAAGAAACAACATGGCTCCGAGTGCAGACCAGATAAACTGCCTGTTCTGAATCGCCAGTGCCGAAGTGACACCAGCGGTGGCGGCGAGCAATGCACCATACGCCAATGCAGGGATATGCAGGGGAAGATGTTGATCACTGCGATTGACGATGAAAATCCAGATGAGGATGCCGATGACCTGCCAGGCTAATATCGCGAGCCACCACAGGGCATTGGCAGGTATTTGAAAGTATCGGCGTGCCAGCAGCGCACCATAGATGTACGCCAGATGCCCGATGCCAAAAAACAACATGCCACCGATGACAGGGCTGGGGAAGAACTTGAACAACCCCGCCATCGCACAATCGCCCAGAAAGCCGAAAAACATACCCACCGCAATGCAGACCGCAATGCGCCGAGGTGCGGCAGCAGTTTTGAAGACGGTGTACCAGGCAGCCAGAACCAAAATGAAACTGCTGGTCAGTTTCATCGAGGGCAGGGTACTGAAATGCTCTTTATCGAGCCATTGCAGATCGAGAAGTAAGCCTGTGCCGAGAGTGAAGAGCCACAGGAGCAAGAGTAAATAGTACATTGATGATTCTGGTTAGTAGTCATCACGCTCTGTCGCGTTGACGGAGTGTGCTGGTTGAGAAGTAAAAGCAAAGTCTATGGTATGAATGGTTTTACTTGCGTGACCTCTTCACACTACCAACATTGAAATTGTTCATCCACAAAAGCGAATTTGGCTGCATTCTCTTGATTCTAAGACAGAGATCGGCTTATGCCTGATTGTGTATGGGACCATCTGGCTATATAGTTCTGGACTGATCAAGCCCCTTCGATGCTAATGTAAGCAATTACTCTTGAGGACAAGGAAGGGGGTCTAATCAGTTTTTTTTTACTTAAGTAATGACTGCGTCATTGGAATTTTCATTGAAGAAACAAACACTTTTCTCAATTACATGTATCTGCCAGTTTGACAGCGACTCCCAATCGATATTACGCAATTCGACAAATGTATCCATAAATCGTTATCTAGAAACACGTTGTAATCTATAGAGTTGATTTGGCCTACTAATTGCTCTTACATTTTCATCAGAACACAGTTCTCAATTTGGATAGAAAATGAACCCCAACAAAATGACAGAAAAAGTACAGGAAGCATTACAGGCGTCACAGAGCCTGGCGTTACGTCGTGGCCATCAGCAAATTGAAGTTGAACACCTTTTTCTGACCCTGTTGCAACAGGAAGAGGGGTTGGCTGCAGCCATATTGAACAAACTCGGAGCTAATGCCAAGGCCATTCAGGCTCGTCTGGAAATGGAACTCGACAAGATTCCGAAAGTCAGTGGGGGAGGCGATCAGGTTTTTCTATCTGGCCGCTTGAATCGACTGCTGGCAACTGCCGAAGATGAAGCCAAGAAACTGAAAGATGATTTCATCTCGGTAGAGCATTTGTTGCTTGCGATGATGAACGATACCGGAGCCACCGGCAAGATTCTGAAGGAAGCCGGGCTGAACCGTGATGACATCTTGAAAACCCTCAAAGAAGTGCGAGGATCGCAACGCGTGACATCCCAGAACCCGGAAGGCACCTATCAATCGTTGGAGCGGTATGGCCGTGATCTGACCGACCTCGCAGCTAAGGGCAAGGTTGACCCTGTCATTGGGCGCGATGAAGAAATTCGCCGTGTGATACAAGTACTTTCGCGACGAACTAAAAACAATCCGGTGCTGATTGGCGAACCTGGTGTTGGCAAAACCGCTATCGTGGAAGGATTGGCACAGCGTATTATCCGTGGCGATGTCCCCGAAGGCTTGAAAAACAAGCGAGTTGTCGCACTGGATATGGGCGCGCTGATCGCTGGAGCTAAGTACCGTGGCGAATTTGAAGAACGTCTGAAAGCTGTCCTGAAAGAAGTACAGGAATCAGCAGGAGACATCATTTTATTCATTGACGAAATGCACACGGTGGTGGGTGCAGGCAAAGCTGATGGGGCTATGGATGCAGGCAACCTGCTCAAACCCATGCTGGCACGAGGCGAGTTGCACTGCATCGGCGCTACCACGCTCGATGAGTATCGCAAACATGTTGAGAAAGATGCAGCACTCGAACGTCGCTTCCAGCCGGTCATGGTCGATCAACCCAGCGTGGAAGATACGATATCGATTCTGCGCGGCCTGAAGGAACGTTACGAAGTGCATCACGGTGTACGAATTCAGGATGCGGCTTTGGTAGCTGCTGCCACGCTTTCCAATCGATACATCACCGAACGTTTCCTGCCTGATAAGGCAATCGACCTGGTCGATGAAGCTGCAGCCAAACTGCGCACCGAAATCGACTCTCAACCCACTGAGTTGGACGAAGCCAATCGCCGGTACATGCAACTCGAAATCGAAAGGCAGGCACTGAAGAAAGAAAAAGACGCTGCTTCCAAAGACCGACTTGCCAAGCTGGAAAAGGAACTCGCAGACATCAAGGAGAAAACGCAATCACTGCAGGCACGCTGGCAAACGGAAAAATCTGCGGTACAGTCGCTGCGGAGCTTGCGGGAGAAGATTGATGAGACCAAGCAGCAGGTGGATGTCGTTACCCGACAGGGCGATCTCTCCAAGGCTTCGGAACTCAAATACGGTGTGCTCCCTCAATTGGAATCACAATTGAAAGATGCGGAGTCCAAACTCTCTTCCCTGGAGCAAGGCAGCAGACTGATCAAGGAAGAAGTGGATGAGGAGGATATTGCCCGCGTCGTTAGCCGTTGGACTGGAGTTCCTGTCACTAAGCTGATGGCGGGAGAAGCACAGAAATTGCTCAGCCTGGAAGATGACCTGCATAAACGGGTAGTTGGCCAGGAAGATGCAGTACGGGCTGTTGCAGAAGCTGTGCTGCGTGCCCGTTCAGGATTGAAAGATCCACAGCGACCCATTGGATCGTTCCTGTTCCTGGGACCTACTGGCGTAGGCAAAACTGAACTGGCCCGAGCCTTGGCGGAAACCCTGTTCGATGATGAACGGGCCTTGATCCGCATCGACATGTCGGAATACCAGGAGAAACACAATGTCAGCCGGCTGCTCGGTGCACCCCCTGGCTATGTAGGCTACGAAGAAGGAGGCCAGCTGACAGAAGCAGTTCGACGACGCCCTTACGCAGTCATTCTTCTTGATGAAGTGGAAAAAGCGCATACCGATGTCTTCAACGTGCTGTTGCAGATTCTCGATGATGGCCGATTGACTGATGGCCAGGGCCGGGTCGTCGATTTCAAGAATACGCTGCTGATTATGACGAGTAACATCGGCTCACGTCGTATTCTGGAATTTTCAGGCAAAACCAGTGGTGCGGTATTTGAGCACATGGAATCTGCTGTTCTGGAAGAATTGCGTGAGCACTTCCGGCCTGAATTCCTCAATCGCGTTGATGAAACAGTGGTGTTCCATGCACTGACCGAAAGTGATCTGAAGAAGATCATCGATATTCAGTTACAACGATTGCTCAAACGACTGGAAGAACGGCATATAGTGCTCGAACTGTCTGAATCTGCTCGAAAGCATCTGCTTTCCAGCGGTTATGACCCTGCGTATGGAGCCCGGCCACTCAAGCGGGCCATTCAGCGGGAGTTGGAAACACCTCTCAGCAGAAACCTGCTGTCAGGTAAAATACGTGACGGGCAACGCATTGTTGCAGAGAACGATGAAGACCAAGGCGGCATCTCGTTCCGTACCATCTGATTATCGGATTGTTGTCATCTCGCTCCGCCGAGATGACGCGACGTGCAATCGCGTGCTTCAATATCTGATGGATTTTGCAATGAGCTCATCTTCTGCGATGCTTTCTGCGACCGTGTCCTCACGACGGAGCGTGAGGACTACAAACCAGAAAATACCAATTAGTTGGTAATGCCCTTCGTCAGTCGCATGAACGCGGTTTCGATATTGATTTCTTCTTCTACCAAGGCCTGCAGTTTGAACCCGGCTGGCAGAAGCACTTCCGGAATGAAGCTGCTGTCAGTAATTCCTTCTCCCAGCGTTACCGCAACCTGTACGGTATCGATGCCTTCTTCAGGGATGACCAGTTTTCGTTCTTCGAGCTTGCTGATGCTGGGGTGTCCTTCCAGCCGCTTGAGTGCATCGAGTGGTTTTTCTGATACACGCACCAGGTAAACCCGCTGGGGATTGACCCGTCGCAGTGCATCGTTCACGCTGCCATCGTAGAGCAATTGCCCACGTTCAATGATGCCGATCTTGTTACAGATATCGCGAAGTTCCGGGAGGATGTGACTGCTGATCATGATAGTCTTGCCCATGTTTCGCAGTTCTTTGAGCAAGCCACGGAATTCAATGCGGGCACGCGGATCAAGACCGCTGGCAGGTTCATCGAGCAGCAGCACCAGTGGTTCATGCAGCAGAACACGGGCCAGGCCCAATCGCTGAGTCATACCGCGGGAAAGACTGGTGACCAGTGCTTCCTTCTTGTAGGTCAAATCAACCAGTTCCAGAACCTGTTCACATTTCTTTCGCCGAGCCGGGCCTTTGATGCGGTAGGCAGCTGCAAAGAATTCCAGGTACTCAATGACTTTCATGTCATCGTACACGCCGAAGAAATCGGGCATGTAGCCGATGGAGCGTCGAATGTCCTGAGCATTCTTGTAGATGGAATAACCACATACATTCGCCTCACCAAAGGTAGGCGTAAGTAACGTGGCAAGGATGCGCATGGTGGTAGTTTTGCCTGCGCCATTAGGGCCGATAAAGCCGTAGACATCCCCTTTTTCCAGTTTCAGATTCAGCCTGTTGAGTGCATAGAGTTCACCATACATTTTGGTCAGATCACGCGTTTCGATCATAGCAGTTTCCAGGTTATGAAGCCGTTGCCTATTATTGAGCTGTTGGCGATTCCTTCACAGGCAGGAAGACGCGAATAAATGTCGCCTGTCGCATCGAGCCAGTGAGCAGATCTGCGCCGGACGGATTGGTTAATTTCAATTTCGTGCCGAGCACACCACCCTGGTTCAGCTTGGCTGCATCTCCATATTCATCTGCGAGAGTGCCTACCAGGATGGCTTCACCATAGTCCTTGAGTCGCCAGGTCTGGTTCAAGTGTCTCAGATATTCGCTGGTTTTCGTGTTACCACTTCCATCTCGACTCGCAAAAATCAGGCTGTTCATATCGGGTGCAAAGTCAGGCTGATCAGTATTCTGTGAACTCATCGCCAGTTTTCTGCTGAGAATGCTACCGCTCATAACACCGGTAGAGCCCTGGTTCAGAAACTCAATGTCATAATCCTTGTCCGGATCCATATCACCAACTGTCCATGTTTTGTCAGCATAAAACAGTTTGGCACCCAACAATTTTACAGGCAGCCTGGATCGTACCGATCCCTTGATATAGAGCCTTTCTTTCACCAGCTTGCTTTCGAAAGGCTGCTTGGCACGATCAATAGAACCAAGCCATCGTGCCTCCAGAGATTTCTGCGACCAGACCTGAATAGGCAATTGCCTGATGCCGTCCGCGGCTGGCGTGTATTGATAGTCTCGCTCAAACAATCCACCCTGGCTCTGTCCGACCATGCGGGAACCGCTGTAGACACTGTAACGCCCCAGCCAGGAGAGAGTAGTTGCGGGCGAACTCACACTTTGTGGAGTCAGATCAACATTGTAATTCTGCAGCCTGGGACTGAAGATCGCCATCCACGTGCTGCCCATGATACGTTCGCGATTCAAATCAATATCGATGAGATCAACCTTGTTCAGCCGGAGCTTATCGCCCTTGAGATAATAGGCGCCAAAGTATGCAGCCAGGCTGACCAGCAGAACAACGGTCGGAAATGTAATCCAGGTATATTCGAGTCGCTTAAAGACTTTCTTCAAGACAAAGTAATCAACCGGCCCGATCAGAATGATGTAGAGTGCAATAAACAGCGCCACGACCGCAAAGGAAATCACAGGAACATCGCCAAATTCTTCAATGCGGTTTGCCAGTGAAAGTGATGCATCATCACGAGGTGTGCCGTAATACTGGTTCTGGCTGGGAGTAATGGCCCGAGCTTCCATGACCGAAGACCAGAAATCGGATTTGTGTTCCCAGTTCTGAAATGCTGCATCGTTAGTATCAAAACCAATGACGGTTATCTTTCCCAGGCCATAGGCTGACCGAACAATCAGGGGCTTCTTGTAGGTAGCTACATCAGACACCAGTGAAGCAGTCAGCGTTTTGATGCCGGGTTTCGGCTCCAGCCTTGCATAGGGCATCAGCGGGCCACGAATTTCCCCTTGTGAGCGACGCAGATTCTGGGCGAGGGACTGAATGATAAAATCTCGCAGACCATCCAAACGCTCTGCTTTCTCTGCACCAGAACGATCAATTTTCACCGGCAACAGACGTTCCAGAGGAAAATCAGTTGGGCTGCCCACGATACCGGCATTTCCTGCCACGGAAACAATCAGATGCCCGCCCTGCAACACCCATTGTTCCAAAGCCTCACTGCGAACCGTATCGCGAGCCAGTTGTTGCACCAGGCTGCTGCCAAAATTACCACCGGTCGCCAGGATGATCGCATCGACACCTTCATAGCCGTACCAGCGATCTGGCAATTCGGAAAGCATATTGGGACTGGCAGCTCGAATCGACATGAGACGCTGTGCATTCCGCGAACTGTTCTGATTGAACTCTTCAGCATCATCGGAGGCTTTCAGGCCATGTGAACTGCCTACATTCACTGCAAGTATCGATTCGTGATCCACCTGGTTACGGGTATCAGCCCGCATACGCTCATTCGGAGGATACGAAAAGGTCTGATTTATTTCTGTAGTGCCAAGTTTGCCCTTCAGTCTGACTATCACGCCATGATAACTGCTGGCATCCGATACCTTGATGTAACTCTGGAAAACTCCTCGAGTATTTTCTCGAGCGAGCAGGACATTCTCTTTCAGGATGTGGGTATTCCAGCCATCACTGTCTTTGGTCGAGATTTCCAACTGTCCCTGGAAACTGGCAGGCAAAGAATTGGCTTCGCGAGGTGGACCGAGTGTTACCAGGACAGAAACCCATTTTCCATCCTTGTACATATCGGAAGAACCAGCCGGAAAGCCGATACGAACGTCCTGTATTTGAATGGACTTGTCAGGCGTTTGTGACCAGACATTAGCAGGTAGCAAGGCCAGCATACATACCAGCAGCCTGTGCCATATGAATTGACTTACCTGTGTCATGAACGTGTTGTCCATTACGGTTTCTCACCCTGGCAGGCACAAGGCGCTTGATGGCACCCCGGGCATGCCTGCCCATACTTTTCCACCATTGCAGTTGTCAGATCAATGCCTGCCACATTGGCCAGCGTAGCCAGCCAGGCAAGTACATCAGCAAACTCTTCTTGTAATGGATGACGTGCATCGCCACGCAGTGAAGCAGAGAGTTCCCCCACTTCTTCCATAAACCACATAAAAGTGCCTTCAATGCCCCGCGATGCATCTTTTGCCCCGTAGAGAGCCTTGATGTGTCGTTGCACGTGGCTTAACGTCCATGTTGGTTCAGGCATGCAATGGATTAACCACCGGAAAATGTTTGCTCATAATAAACTATCGCGGCTCAACCCGTGTTGCAAGTATGGATTGGCAAAAGAGTAACGGAAAGCGAGTGTCGATTATCAGTTGATACCGATAAGATAAAACCATCATACTTCAGATGAAGATACATGCAGGGTATTGATCCATGGATAACGAAACTCTACTGCTTCTGACAGCCTTCATAGCAGGTATAATCGGAAGTGTCTTTTCCTGGTATTGTCCAGCGTCAGGCAAGATAGCATTAGCACTCAATGCTCTGCCCATCCTTTCAGCTTATCTCGCGGTGGCTTTCTGCTGAGGACATCCCTTAACCATGCTCGGTCCGAGCCTGTTTATCTCTAGTTGCCCAATCGCCATTGGTTATGCATTACGCGCTTTTGTTGCAGCTAAAGATCGCGTATTTGCTGCATTGGCAATGGCCATTGCCGTTGGAATACCTGGAACTGTGTTTGCTCTATTCTTGAGAAGCTGATTTGAAATCAAGAGTTATCCGGATGATCCCATTGAAACAACTGATAACTTATTGCAGAAAATTGCCACACATCACGGAAGATATCAAATGGGAAACGAACCTGGTATTTTCCATTGGTGGCAAGATGTTTGCCGTCTTTGATAACGACAAACTATTGAGCTTCAGTTGTAAAGCTGATCCCGCGGAGTTCCCCAGGCTGATTAATATGCCCGGCATCATTCCTGCCCCATACCTGGCACGCCATCACTGGGTTTACATGCAGCGGGATGCCAACTTGCCTACTGCTTTCCTTAAAGAATTGCTCAGCGAATCATATCAACTGGTGCGGGAGAAATTGTCGAGGAGTGTGCAGGCGAAACTCAAGGGCGGGAAGTGAGTGGTGGCCATGAGAAATATACCAGGCGAAACTATCTGGATTGGACATGCTGGCGATTTGAA
The DNA window shown above is from Planctomycetia bacterium and carries:
- the clpB gene encoding ATP-dependent chaperone ClpB, which codes for MNPNKMTEKVQEALQASQSLALRRGHQQIEVEHLFLTLLQQEEGLAAAILNKLGANAKAIQARLEMELDKIPKVSGGGDQVFLSGRLNRLLATAEDEAKKLKDDFISVEHLLLAMMNDTGATGKILKEAGLNRDDILKTLKEVRGSQRVTSQNPEGTYQSLERYGRDLTDLAAKGKVDPVIGRDEEIRRVIQVLSRRTKNNPVLIGEPGVGKTAIVEGLAQRIIRGDVPEGLKNKRVVALDMGALIAGAKYRGEFEERLKAVLKEVQESAGDIILFIDEMHTVVGAGKADGAMDAGNLLKPMLARGELHCIGATTLDEYRKHVEKDAALERRFQPVMVDQPSVEDTISILRGLKERYEVHHGVRIQDAALVAAATLSNRYITERFLPDKAIDLVDEAAAKLRTEIDSQPTELDEANRRYMQLEIERQALKKEKDAASKDRLAKLEKELADIKEKTQSLQARWQTEKSAVQSLRSLREKIDETKQQVDVVTRQGDLSKASELKYGVLPQLESQLKDAESKLSSLEQGSRLIKEEVDEEDIARVVSRWTGVPVTKLMAGEAQKLLSLEDDLHKRVVGQEDAVRAVAEAVLRARSGLKDPQRPIGSFLFLGPTGVGKTELARALAETLFDDERALIRIDMSEYQEKHNVSRLLGAPPGYVGYEEGGQLTEAVRRRPYAVILLDEVEKAHTDVFNVLLQILDDGRLTDGQGRVVDFKNTLLIMTSNIGSRRILEFSGKTSGAVFEHMESAVLEELREHFRPEFLNRVDETVVFHALTESDLKKIIDIQLQRLLKRLEERHIVLELSESARKHLLSSGYDPAYGARPLKRAIQRELETPLSRNLLSGKIRDGQRIVAENDEDQGGISFRTI
- a CDS encoding ABC transporter ATP-binding protein → MIETRDLTKMYGELYALNRLNLKLEKGDVYGFIGPNGAGKTTTMRILATLLTPTFGEANVCGYSIYKNAQDIRRSIGYMPDFFGVYDDMKVIEYLEFFAAAYRIKGPARRKKCEQVLELVDLTYKKEALVTSLSRGMTQRLGLARVLLHEPLVLLLDEPASGLDPRARIEFRGLLKELRNMGKTIMISSHILPELRDICNKIGIIERGQLLYDGSVNDALRRVNPQRVYLVRVSEKPLDALKRLEGHPSISKLEERKLVIPEEGIDTVQVAVTLGEGITDSSFIPEVLLPAGFKLQALVEEEINIETAFMRLTKGITN
- a CDS encoding lysoplasmalogenase, with product MYYLLLLLWLFTLGTGLLLDLQWLDKEHFSTLPSMKLTSSFILVLAAWYTVFKTAAAPRRIAVCIAVGMFFGFLGDCAMAGLFKFFPSPVIGGMLFFGIGHLAYIYGALLARRYFQIPANALWWLAILAWQVIGILIWIFIVNRSDQHLPLHIPALAYGALLAATAGVTSALAIQNRQFIWSALGAMLFLFSDGVIAWEMFQGSTPQLRFLVWATYGPGQMLIVLGFAWVLVYRTRTAAQVS
- a CDS encoding MmcQ/YjbR family DNA-binding protein encodes the protein MIPLKQLITYCRKLPHITEDIKWETNLVFSIGGKMFAVFDNDKLLSFSCKADPAEFPRLINMPGIIPAPYLARHHWVYMQRDANLPTAFLKELLSESYQLVREKLSRSVQAKLKGGK
- a CDS encoding nucleotide pyrophosphohydrolase, translating into MPEPTWTLSHVQRHIKALYGAKDASRGIEGTFMWFMEEVGELSASLRGDARHPLQEEFADVLAWLATLANVAGIDLTTAMVEKYGQACPGCHQAPCACQGEKP